The Solibacillus sp. FSL W7-1436 genome window below encodes:
- a CDS encoding DUF3169 family protein, which translates to MKRTLKQFLFGGLIGGLIGSFIVTGEFTLPLYEIATEMTIVFLGIALLLAVGGYIKLAQLKRQSLQQLSGEDEDLHEENLYKLYSDASLAINMSLIISIAGACVGIITEQSIGIQILSVPIILIAIIAIPLVGNYIKYVYPYREIPSYNDKHYTKKMFEMSDEGERHIMLQGLYSAFNLTNILLLCSLLLCMFYSVASGESQLFAILIIALILITVNTKYILKVRNR; encoded by the coding sequence GAAAAGAACGTTAAAACAGTTTTTATTTGGAGGTCTTATTGGGGGACTTATAGGATCCTTTATCGTAACAGGCGAATTTACTCTGCCTTTATACGAAATTGCCACAGAAATGACCATTGTATTTTTAGGCATTGCGCTTCTGTTAGCTGTTGGGGGCTACATCAAATTAGCCCAGTTAAAAAGACAATCATTGCAGCAGCTTAGTGGTGAAGACGAAGATTTGCACGAAGAGAATTTATATAAGCTATACAGTGATGCTTCATTGGCAATTAATATGTCATTAATTATCAGTATTGCAGGTGCTTGCGTTGGTATCATTACAGAACAGTCAATTGGTATTCAAATTCTTTCAGTTCCTATTATTTTAATAGCTATTATCGCTATACCATTAGTAGGAAATTATATAAAATATGTGTATCCGTACCGTGAAATCCCTTCTTATAATGATAAACACTATACCAAAAAGATGTTTGAAATGTCCGATGAAGGCGAACGCCATATCATGTTACAAGGTTTATATTCCGCATTTAATTTGACGAATATTTTATTACTTTGTTCATTGTTACTATGCATGTTCTATTCAGTCGCATCCGGTGAATCCCAGCTTTTTGCCATTCTGATCATTGCTTTAATTCTGATCACGGTGAATACAAAATATATACTGAAAGTACGTAACCGATAG
- a CDS encoding YtnP family quorum-quenching lactonase, with translation MDRFEFHNMTLTWLHGGVTALDGGAMFGVVPKALWSRKYPVNELNQIELACEPILIQYEGKNYLIDTGVGAGKLNEKQLRNFGVSEESTIEKSLAEAGLQPGDIDVILMTHLHFDHAGGLTKWEGDKLVPVFPNAVIHTTQIEWDEMRNPNIRSKNTYWKENWEPVQHLVSTYEGELEVAPGLKMIHTGGHSEGHAIIRLEQNGEVALHMADIMPTHAHQNPLWVLAYDDYPMTSVFAKEKLMKEALSNGYRFIFYHDAYYRMIQWDTTGKEVTDSLERSKPALIK, from the coding sequence ATGGATCGATTTGAATTTCACAACATGACACTGACTTGGTTACATGGAGGTGTCACAGCACTGGATGGCGGGGCTATGTTTGGGGTAGTGCCAAAAGCACTTTGGTCTCGTAAATATCCGGTAAATGAATTGAACCAGATTGAATTAGCATGTGAACCAATTTTAATTCAATACGAGGGTAAAAATTACTTGATCGATACAGGTGTAGGTGCCGGTAAGTTAAATGAAAAGCAGCTGCGCAATTTCGGTGTTTCCGAAGAATCAACAATTGAAAAAAGCTTAGCTGAAGCCGGTTTACAGCCAGGCGATATTGATGTGATTTTAATGACGCATCTCCATTTTGATCATGCCGGCGGTTTAACGAAGTGGGAAGGGGACAAGCTTGTTCCGGTTTTCCCGAATGCAGTTATTCACACGACGCAGATTGAATGGGACGAGATGCGCAATCCGAATATTCGTTCAAAAAATACGTATTGGAAAGAAAACTGGGAGCCTGTACAGCATTTAGTATCAACGTACGAAGGGGAGCTGGAAGTGGCTCCGGGCTTAAAAATGATTCATACGGGCGGCCATAGTGAAGGACATGCGATCATTCGCCTTGAACAAAATGGTGAAGTAGCACTACATATGGCGGATATTATGCCGACACATGCTCACCAGAATCCGCTGTGGGTACTGGCGTATGATGATTACCCAATGACAAGCGTATTTGCGAAGGAAAAGTTGATGAAAGAAGCGCTGTCAAACGGCTACCGCTTTATCTTTTATCATGATGCGTATTACCGCATGATTCAGTGGGATACAACAGGCAAGGAAGTAACAGACAGCCTGGAACGTTCGAAACCGGCATTAATTAAGTAA
- the trmB gene encoding tRNA (guanosine(46)-N7)-methyltransferase TrmB: protein MRLKHKPWAAEYIQQHPDVIIPNPEDYKGKWNEVFGNDNPIHIEVGTGKGQFVLGMALQNPDTNYIGIELFDSVIVCALEKIEAENKPSNLRLLKVDGAKLEEFFTKGDVDRVYLNFSDPWPKTRHAKRRLTHEGFLKIYENILVDNGEIHFKTDNRGLFEYSLVSMNEYGMALNYVSLDLHANMPEDNIMTEYEEKFSKLGQPIYRLECQYKTK, encoded by the coding sequence GTGAGATTAAAGCATAAACCATGGGCAGCGGAATATATTCAACAACATCCTGATGTCATTATTCCAAACCCGGAAGATTATAAAGGCAAGTGGAATGAAGTATTCGGCAACGATAACCCGATTCATATCGAAGTCGGTACAGGTAAAGGACAATTCGTTTTGGGGATGGCGCTGCAAAATCCGGATACTAACTATATCGGTATTGAATTATTTGATAGTGTTATCGTCTGTGCCCTTGAAAAAATCGAGGCAGAAAACAAACCATCGAATTTGCGTTTATTAAAAGTTGATGGCGCAAAATTGGAAGAGTTTTTCACAAAAGGGGATGTGGACCGTGTTTATCTGAACTTCTCGGATCCATGGCCAAAAACGCGACATGCAAAGCGTCGCCTTACACATGAAGGTTTTTTGAAAATTTATGAAAACATTTTAGTTGATAACGGTGAAATCCATTTCAAAACGGATAACCGTGGTCTTTTTGAATATTCACTCGTAAGTATGAACGAGTATGGTATGGCATTAAACTATGTATCGCTAGACTTACATGCGAATATGCCGGAAGATAATATTATGACAGAATACGAGGAGAAATTCTCGAAACTCGGTCAGCCAATATATCGACTAGAATGCCAATACAAGACGAAATAA
- a CDS encoding diacylglycerol/lipid kinase family protein: protein MEVHFIINPYAGNGQGVKRWHQFERQLTIPYQIHWTKYEGHSQLLAKEIAGRATKENPVCLIAIGGDGTIHEVLNGAVHFGNVYLGAISAGSGNDFARGYQAFETGKQLQEFVNRVNSTSHDCGVVRQGGNTKYFINNFGVGFDALVANIANKSTLKRSLNKWKLGKLSYPYYVIHALFTYKPFKLKIVQAGKEKQYQNVWFVTASNQPYFGGGMKLSPKSDTSDGQLELTVVSNLSKWKLLFLFGTVFLGKHTLLKEVEQFAATDAQLIFEEPVMAHADGETQKLAAGQNRIEITVQKKAWNLAK, encoded by the coding sequence ATGGAAGTTCATTTTATAATTAATCCTTATGCGGGCAACGGGCAGGGGGTTAAGCGTTGGCATCAGTTTGAACGGCAGTTGACAATCCCGTATCAAATCCATTGGACAAAATATGAAGGACATTCGCAGCTGCTGGCAAAGGAAATTGCCGGACGGGCAACAAAGGAAAACCCGGTATGTCTAATTGCTATTGGCGGTGATGGGACGATTCATGAAGTGCTGAATGGCGCAGTACATTTCGGAAATGTCTACTTAGGAGCAATTTCTGCGGGCTCTGGCAATGATTTTGCCAGGGGGTATCAAGCATTCGAAACGGGCAAACAGCTACAGGAATTTGTAAATAGAGTGAATAGTACTTCACATGACTGCGGGGTAGTGCGGCAAGGCGGGAATACCAAATACTTTATTAATAATTTTGGTGTGGGGTTTGATGCATTAGTGGCGAATATCGCAAACAAGTCAACACTGAAAAGGTCGCTTAATAAATGGAAACTTGGAAAGCTGAGCTATCCTTATTATGTTATTCATGCACTTTTTACATATAAACCGTTTAAGCTTAAGATAGTCCAAGCAGGAAAAGAGAAGCAATATCAAAATGTATGGTTTGTAACGGCAAGCAATCAGCCTTATTTTGGCGGGGGAATGAAGTTATCTCCAAAATCAGATACATCCGATGGCCAGCTCGAACTGACCGTCGTATCCAATTTATCGAAATGGAAATTATTATTCCTTTTCGGGACAGTGTTTTTAGGGAAGCATACACTTTTGAAGGAAGTCGAACAGTTTGCAGCAACGGATGCACAGCTGATTTTTGAGGAACCGGTCATGGCACATGCAGACGGAGAAACTCAAAAGTTAGCAGCCGGTCAAAATAGAATTGAAATAACCGTTCAGAAAAAAGCATGGAATTTAGCAAAATAA
- a CDS encoding nuclease-related domain-containing protein: protein MAQLIKLQDYISRYEIDLARYPTQFIRLKQNQWERIKYQWQTGGAIERWEHIEEEVKEEKKKSLFQKLFPFKKEVEAIEEEQEDIEKVSISNDWAVEENPYQEDDSTLIFEPNLVYTPKTLEELKKMFIDQFFHFQMKWASSTLREKSYVDPKFMRDTLLRSMLQTLPDNYLVFYYPIIRVKKAPIELDIIIMTPTECLCITVLEQESQAVYIANSERFWLKKVGKYEKKVLSPLIQLNRMEKVVEQIFEHNHIELPIRKVLLTRNGYIDYPGTMYGVSFVDKRKFPEWMGQLARSVSPIKHMQIRGAQAILNTVQTTSFQRDIWNTENKED, encoded by the coding sequence ATGGCTCAGTTAATAAAACTTCAAGATTATATTTCACGATACGAAATTGACTTGGCACGCTATCCAACACAGTTTATCCGCTTAAAGCAAAATCAGTGGGAGCGAATAAAGTATCAATGGCAGACAGGTGGAGCAATTGAACGTTGGGAACATATAGAGGAAGAAGTAAAGGAAGAGAAGAAAAAATCACTGTTTCAAAAACTTTTCCCATTCAAAAAAGAAGTAGAGGCAATCGAAGAAGAACAAGAAGATATCGAAAAAGTGTCGATCTCCAATGATTGGGCAGTTGAAGAAAATCCATATCAGGAAGACGATTCGACGCTGATTTTCGAACCGAATCTTGTCTATACGCCAAAAACATTGGAAGAACTTAAGAAAATGTTCATCGACCAGTTTTTTCATTTTCAAATGAAATGGGCAAGCTCGACATTGCGTGAAAAATCTTATGTAGATCCAAAATTTATGCGTGATACATTATTGCGTTCCATGCTCCAAACATTGCCGGATAATTACTTAGTTTTCTATTATCCGATAATACGTGTGAAAAAAGCGCCGATCGAATTGGATATTATTATAATGACACCGACAGAATGTCTATGTATTACGGTTTTGGAACAGGAAAGTCAGGCGGTATATATCGCAAATAGCGAACGCTTCTGGTTGAAGAAGGTCGGAAAATACGAAAAGAAAGTGTTAAGCCCTTTAATTCAATTAAACCGGATGGAAAAAGTTGTCGAACAGATTTTTGAACACAATCATATTGAACTGCCAATTCGTAAAGTGTTGTTAACAAGAAATGGCTATATTGATTATCCTGGAACAATGTATGGCGTTTCATTTGTGGATAAACGGAAATTCCCAGAATGGATGGGACAATTAGCGCGTTCTGTTTCACCGATAAAGCATATGCAAATACGTGGAGCACAAGCGATTTTAAATACAGTTCAGACAACATCTTTCCAGCGTGATATTTGGAATACGGAAAATAAGGAAGATTAA
- the dat gene encoding D-amino-acid transaminase, translated as MSFSLWNDQIVKNEEVLVDKEDRGYQFGDGVYEVVKVYNGELFTATEHIDRFYDSAEKIRITIPYTKDKLHQLLHQLVEANNIDTGHVYFQITRGAGPRNHIFPGDEVIPVITGNTKENPRPLENFEKGVKATFVEDIRWLRCDIKSLNLLGAVLAKQEAYEKGCYEAILHRDEIVTEGSSSNIYGIKEGVLYTHPANNLILNGITRQVIIKCAAEIGLTVNEQAMTKEQLLAMEEVIVSSTTSEVTPVIEIDGTIIGNGTPGEWTRKLQAQFETKIPKGIKA; from the coding sequence ATGAGCTTTAGTTTATGGAATGATCAAATTGTAAAAAATGAAGAAGTATTGGTGGACAAGGAAGACCGCGGATATCAATTTGGCGACGGTGTGTATGAAGTAGTAAAAGTGTATAATGGGGAACTGTTTACAGCGACTGAGCATATTGACCGTTTTTATGACAGTGCTGAAAAAATCCGCATTACGATTCCTTATACAAAGGATAAGTTACATCAATTACTTCATCAGCTTGTAGAAGCAAACAATATCGACACAGGTCATGTTTACTTCCAGATTACACGTGGTGCCGGCCCTCGTAACCACATTTTCCCGGGTGATGAGGTGATACCGGTAATTACAGGAAATACGAAAGAAAATCCACGACCATTGGAGAACTTTGAAAAGGGTGTAAAGGCTACATTTGTGGAAGATATTCGCTGGTTGCGCTGTGATATTAAATCACTTAACTTGCTTGGTGCGGTTCTTGCAAAACAGGAAGCATATGAAAAAGGCTGCTATGAAGCAATTTTACACCGTGATGAGATTGTTACAGAAGGTTCATCTTCAAACATTTATGGGATTAAAGAAGGTGTACTATATACACACCCGGCCAACAATCTCATTTTAAATGGGATTACTCGTCAAGTAATTATTAAATGTGCAGCAGAAATCGGTCTTACTGTTAACGAACAGGCTATGACGAAAGAGCAGCTGCTTGCTATGGAAGAAGTAATCGTTTCTTCAACGACATCAGAAGTAACTCCGGTTATTGAAATTGACGGTACAATTATCGGCAATGGTACACCGGGCGAATGGACACGTAAATTACAAGCACAATTTGAAACAAAAATTCCAAAAGGGATTAAAGCTTAA
- the pepV gene encoding dipeptidase PepV — translation MDWLQLAQARKEELIQELQQLIQIESVKDENNFSDIMPFGAGPKAALEFMLQKGLEQGMTTKNVDHMAGHIEMGQGKELVGVLCHVDVVPAGDAASWTYPPFEGQVADGKLFGRGAIDDKGPTMAAWLAMKLIHDAKIPLKKRVRMIIGTDEESGFQCVTRYFEKEEMPTIGFAPDADFPLINAEKGIAHLTFSSKEKRSGDEQLLSFYAGSRTNMVPDEATATLKYAEKSTSENFLKYLKENDVEGTFTNNDNGIIIVVKGKSAHAMEPEKGKNAAVYLAKFLQSIVETTQSKSFIEFIVHVFDNDHFGKALDFQFEDAMSGPTTLNPGIVTFNERGASIEVSMRYSVTYPFEEKITKAQALLQHEAFTLDVVSNSVPHYVSEEHELVQTLLQVYRKYSNDYSKPLSTGGGTYARVMKKGVAFGMLFPGELDVAHQADEFVDIDNLIKATAIYAEAIVNLATN, via the coding sequence ATGGATTGGTTACAGCTGGCTCAGGCAAGAAAAGAAGAGCTTATTCAAGAATTACAGCAATTAATTCAAATAGAAAGTGTAAAAGATGAAAATAATTTTTCTGATATAATGCCTTTCGGTGCTGGTCCGAAAGCAGCATTGGAATTTATGCTTCAAAAAGGTTTAGAACAAGGGATGACTACAAAAAACGTGGATCATATGGCCGGCCATATTGAGATGGGGCAAGGTAAAGAACTTGTTGGTGTGCTTTGTCATGTAGATGTAGTACCTGCCGGAGATGCTGCAAGCTGGACATATCCTCCGTTTGAAGGACAAGTCGCAGATGGTAAATTGTTTGGCCGTGGTGCGATAGACGACAAAGGTCCAACAATGGCAGCTTGGCTGGCGATGAAACTGATCCACGATGCGAAAATCCCTTTGAAAAAACGTGTACGTATGATTATTGGTACAGATGAAGAAAGCGGATTCCAATGTGTAACGCGCTACTTCGAAAAAGAGGAAATGCCGACAATTGGTTTTGCACCTGATGCAGATTTTCCGCTAATCAACGCTGAAAAAGGTATTGCTCATTTAACGTTCTCCAGTAAAGAAAAACGATCAGGCGACGAGCAATTACTGTCATTCTATGCAGGCAGCCGAACAAATATGGTGCCGGATGAAGCAACAGCTACTTTAAAATATGCCGAAAAAAGCACAAGTGAGAATTTTCTGAAATATTTAAAAGAAAATGATGTTGAAGGCACTTTCACTAATAACGATAATGGGATTATAATTGTTGTGAAAGGTAAATCAGCCCATGCAATGGAACCGGAAAAGGGGAAAAATGCAGCGGTTTATTTAGCGAAATTTTTACAAAGTATTGTGGAAACAACACAAAGTAAGTCGTTTATCGAATTCATTGTCCATGTTTTTGACAACGATCATTTTGGAAAAGCATTGGATTTCCAATTTGAAGATGCAATGTCAGGACCGACTACTCTAAATCCTGGAATCGTCACTTTTAATGAGCGTGGTGCATCAATTGAAGTAAGTATGCGCTATTCGGTGACATATCCGTTTGAAGAGAAAATAACGAAAGCACAGGCATTACTGCAGCATGAAGCATTTACATTAGATGTAGTGAGTAATTCAGTCCCGCATTATGTGAGCGAGGAACATGAATTGGTTCAAACATTGCTGCAAGTATATCGAAAATACAGCAATGACTACTCGAAGCCACTTTCAACTGGAGGGGGGACATATGCTCGCGTTATGAAAAAGGGGGTCGCATTCGGAATGCTGTTCCCAGGCGAACTAGATGTTGCCCATCAGGCCGATGAATTTGTTGATATTGATAACTTGATAAAAGCGACTGCCATTTACGCAGAAGCAATCGTAAATTTAGCAACTAACTAA
- a CDS encoding DeoR family transcriptional regulator produces MKPTTDRMLNRIKDVYMFILNKGEVTTQDLVEEFNITPRTIQRDLNVLAFNDLVMSPSRGKWTTTKKKVKMTS; encoded by the coding sequence ATGAAGCCAACTACTGATAGAATGCTTAATCGTATTAAAGACGTGTATATGTTTATCCTGAATAAAGGAGAAGTGACTACACAGGATTTAGTCGAAGAGTTTAACATCACTCCTCGCACCATTCAAAGAGATTTGAATGTGTTAGCCTTCAATGACTTGGTAATGAGTCCAAGTCGGGGTAAATGGACAACGACGAAGAAAAAAGTAAAAATGACATCTTAG
- a CDS encoding pseudouridine synthase, protein MRLDKLLANMGYGSRKEVKLLLKQKAVTVDGVTVKDSAMHVNPEKQNVSVFGERVEYVEFIYLMMNKPPGVISATEDRYDQTVIDLLDPAHQHFEPFPVGRLDKDTEGLLLITNDGNLAHNLLSPKKHVPKWYYAKIDGVVTEADIEAFAQGVTLEDGYHTKPGELKILVSGEQSEIELMIQEGKFHQVKRMFVAVGKKVTYLKRLSMGTLHLDEELALGEYRELTEQELELLASKS, encoded by the coding sequence ATGCGTTTAGATAAATTACTGGCTAATATGGGCTACGGCTCAAGAAAAGAAGTTAAACTATTATTAAAGCAAAAAGCTGTAACAGTGGACGGTGTTACAGTAAAAGATTCAGCAATGCATGTGAATCCTGAAAAACAAAATGTTTCGGTATTTGGCGAGCGTGTGGAATATGTTGAGTTTATTTATTTAATGATGAACAAACCCCCGGGTGTCATTTCAGCGACTGAAGATCGTTACGATCAAACGGTCATTGATTTACTCGATCCCGCTCATCAGCACTTTGAGCCATTCCCTGTCGGACGTTTGGATAAAGATACGGAAGGGCTGCTGCTCATTACAAATGACGGTAATTTAGCACACAATCTGCTTTCTCCTAAAAAGCATGTCCCAAAATGGTATTATGCCAAAATTGACGGGGTAGTAACGGAAGCTGATATCGAAGCCTTCGCACAAGGTGTAACATTGGAAGATGGTTATCATACAAAGCCGGGAGAATTGAAAATATTAGTGTCCGGCGAGCAATCGGAAATTGAACTGATGATCCAGGAAGGGAAATTCCATCAAGTGAAGCGCATGTTTGTGGCAGTAGGCAAGAAGGTTACGTATTTAAAACGTCTGTCTATGGGAACATTGCACCTTGATGAAGAACTGGCATTAGGTGAATACCGCGAGCTGACAGAACAGGAACTTGAGCTGTTAGCGTCAAAATCATAA
- a CDS encoding putative polysaccharide biosynthesis protein, with protein MSSLMKGTAILTIGLFLSKLLGLIYIFPFYAIVGEDNIALYNYAYIPYNIMLSIAIAGLPIAVSKFVSKYNALGDFDAGRRLVKTGALLMTLTGIVAFILMNLLATPLANIVINSDEQAFTVEQVANVIQWVSYALIVVPFMSLIRGYLQGYGHYLPTSVSQLVEQIVRIVFLLGGAFIVVNVMDGDEITAINFSVFAAFIGALGGLLTLFYYWKKLRPEIKAVQVVAPREQRLPYSDMYKEIFKYSIPVVFVGLGGSLFQLIDLLTFNRAMAASGIPAEIYDLYFTMLNLLTQKIVMIPVVLATGFSMAIIPTVTKFYTEGNLRQVHSAMDKTYQVLLFITVPAAIGISILAEDLYHFFYSFSEMGTQVLSHYAPLAIFFALFSVTAAMLQGVNYQKWVIFSLLVGLLTKTILNTPLIHLMSVDGAILATALGYGATITINIFVLKKVTDYNATVVLRRILLIIILTIVMALAVWITHIVLTAIAPADTKILALLYAIICAGVGAVFYGAISYRLGLAQLLLGDKFTKIARKLRLVK; from the coding sequence ATGTCTTCATTAATGAAAGGAACAGCCATATTAACGATCGGGTTGTTTCTATCAAAGCTTTTAGGGTTAATCTATATTTTCCCGTTTTACGCCATTGTAGGTGAAGATAATATTGCTTTATACAATTACGCCTACATTCCTTATAACATTATGTTAAGTATTGCCATTGCGGGACTGCCGATTGCAGTATCAAAATTCGTATCGAAATATAATGCGCTCGGGGATTTTGATGCCGGCCGCAGACTGGTAAAAACAGGTGCTTTACTGATGACGCTTACAGGAATTGTAGCGTTTATTTTAATGAATCTGCTTGCTACCCCGCTCGCAAATATAGTGATTAATAGTGATGAACAGGCATTTACTGTGGAGCAAGTTGCAAATGTCATCCAGTGGGTGAGCTATGCATTAATTGTTGTGCCTTTTATGAGTTTGATACGCGGTTACTTGCAAGGATACGGGCATTATTTGCCGACATCTGTTTCTCAGTTGGTCGAGCAGATTGTGCGCATCGTCTTTTTACTAGGCGGGGCATTCATCGTTGTCAATGTGATGGACGGTGATGAGATTACGGCCATTAATTTCTCGGTATTTGCCGCATTTATTGGAGCGCTTGGCGGGCTTTTGACATTGTTTTATTACTGGAAAAAACTTCGTCCCGAGATTAAGGCTGTTCAGGTTGTAGCACCGAGAGAACAGAGACTTCCTTATTCGGATATGTACAAAGAGATTTTTAAATATTCGATTCCTGTAGTGTTCGTCGGGCTGGGTGGTTCATTATTCCAGCTTATTGATTTGCTGACATTTAACCGTGCGATGGCAGCCAGTGGAATACCAGCGGAAATTTATGATCTGTACTTCACGATGCTCAACTTGTTAACACAAAAAATCGTTATGATTCCTGTTGTTTTGGCTACAGGCTTTTCAATGGCAATCATTCCGACGGTGACGAAATTTTATACGGAAGGTAATTTGCGTCAAGTACATAGTGCGATGGACAAAACGTACCAGGTGCTGTTGTTTATTACGGTACCGGCAGCGATCGGAATTTCGATTTTAGCGGAAGATTTATATCATTTCTTCTATTCCTTCAGCGAAATGGGTACACAAGTATTAAGCCATTATGCACCGCTTGCAATTTTCTTTGCTTTATTTTCAGTAACCGCTGCTATGTTACAAGGGGTCAATTACCAAAAGTGGGTCATCTTCAGTTTACTTGTCGGCTTGCTTACAAAAACGATACTTAATACACCGCTTATTCACCTCATGTCGGTTGATGGAGCTATATTAGCGACAGCACTTGGCTATGGAGCGACAATCACAATTAATATTTTTGTCTTGAAGAAAGTGACAGATTACAATGCGACTGTTGTTTTAAGACGTATTCTATTAATTATTATCCTGACAATCGTGATGGCTTTAGCGGTATGGATTACACATATAGTTTTAACAGCGATTGCACCGGCTGATACGAAGATATTGGCACTTCTATATGCAATTATTTGTGCAGGGGTCGGCGCGGTCTTTTACGGCGCGATTTCTTATAGACTAGGGTTAGCCCAATTATTATTAGGTGATAAATTCACAAAAATTGCACGTAAATTAAGATTAGTAAAATAA
- a CDS encoding BaiN/RdsA family NAD(P)/FAD-dependent oxidoreductase → MYDVIVIGGGPSGLMAAIAAAEQNKKVLLLEKGSKVGKKLAISGGGRCNVTNRLSAEEIIKHIPGNGRFLYSPFTVYNNEDIIAFFEGLGVALKEEDHGRMFPVSNRAQDVVDALVNEMKRLKVEVRLHTAVNKLLMDDEKIYGVRLESGEEIRTNAVVVAVGGKAVPQTGSTGDGYPWAERAGHTVTTLYPTEVPVTSKEPFIQSRELQGLALRDAAVSVLNKKGKVLVTHQMDMLFTHFGLSGPAILRCSQFIVKEQLKSGSAPVQVRIQSLPEYNEETCFQMLNKTIKEEPKKAVKNLWKSLVPERWLLFLMERAGIDAQLTGIELSQEKIRNFARELVAFTMDVHGTQPIEKAFVTGGGVSVKEIEPKTMASKKKQGLYFCGEILDIHGYTGGYNITSALVTGRIAGMSAGQQ, encoded by the coding sequence ATGTATGATGTAATTGTAATAGGAGGCGGTCCATCAGGATTGATGGCTGCAATCGCCGCAGCCGAACAAAACAAAAAAGTGCTGCTCCTTGAAAAAGGCTCAAAAGTAGGAAAAAAATTGGCCATATCAGGCGGTGGACGATGCAACGTAACCAATCGACTATCAGCGGAAGAAATCATTAAGCATATTCCCGGAAATGGACGCTTTTTATATAGCCCCTTTACCGTTTATAATAATGAAGATATCATTGCATTTTTCGAAGGACTGGGCGTAGCATTAAAAGAAGAGGATCACGGGCGTATGTTCCCTGTATCCAACCGCGCACAGGATGTCGTTGATGCACTTGTCAATGAAATGAAACGATTAAAAGTGGAAGTCCGTTTACACACGGCAGTTAATAAATTGCTCATGGATGATGAAAAAATATACGGTGTACGTTTGGAGAGCGGCGAAGAAATCCGTACAAATGCAGTTGTTGTAGCAGTCGGTGGTAAAGCTGTTCCTCAAACAGGCTCAACTGGAGACGGTTATCCGTGGGCAGAACGTGCAGGTCACACCGTTACTACGCTTTACCCGACAGAAGTTCCGGTGACATCAAAGGAACCGTTCATTCAATCACGTGAATTACAAGGGCTGGCATTACGCGATGCCGCTGTTTCTGTTCTGAATAAAAAAGGGAAAGTTCTTGTAACACATCAGATGGATATGCTGTTTACTCACTTCGGTTTAAGCGGCCCTGCCATTTTACGCTGCAGTCAGTTTATTGTAAAAGAGCAGCTGAAATCAGGCAGCGCGCCCGTACAGGTCCGTATTCAGTCATTACCGGAGTATAACGAAGAAACATGTTTCCAAATGTTAAATAAAACAATTAAGGAAGAACCGAAAAAAGCGGTGAAAAACTTATGGAAATCACTTGTTCCTGAACGATGGCTTCTATTTTTAATGGAGCGTGCAGGTATTGACGCACAGTTAACAGGCATAGAATTATCTCAGGAGAAGATTCGCAACTTTGCACGTGAACTTGTTGCATTTACGATGGACGTTCACGGTACCCAACCGATTGAAAAGGCATTTGTTACAGGGGGCGGTGTTTCGGTAAAAGAAATAGAACCAAAAACAATGGCTTCCAAGAAAAAACAGGGACTCTACTTCTGTGGTGAGATTTTGGATATTCACGGTTATACAGGGGGTTATAATATTACTTCCGCGCTCGTAACAGGACGAATTGCAGGTATGAGTGCGGGTCAACAGTAA